TTCTTCTAAAACCTGAATTACTTTAGCTTCCAGTGTTTCTTCCACCAGATCAAAAGAAACATCCTGTGCTGAAACGCGTTTCACAGGAATTGCAAGGAAAAGCACTATATTTAGTATGAGAGTCAATTTTCTTATTAAACGCATAGATTAATCTTTCTTGAAAAGACTTGAAATAACAAATAACACAGAGCTGGTTATTATAACCGATGGTCCGGCAGGAATTGAAAAAAGTTTATAAAGCATTATACCAAGTAGACCTGCTAAGCCACCGGCAATAGCTCCACCGTACGCGTACTGTTTCATATTAGTAGCAAGATTTCTGCTGGTTGCGGCAGGGATTGATACAATAGCTGCCGTAAGAAGCGAGCCGACGATACGAATACTTAGGCCAATTACAAGAGCGACTGCAAGAAGATAAATGAGGTTGTATTTGTCAGTGTTAATTTTTTCGGATTTGGCAAGGTCTTCTGATATTGAAATAAAGACAATCTTTTTATAAATTTTTCTTACGGTTATAAAGGAAAGCGTCGACAGAAATATGCTGCCGAGGGTGGT
This genomic stretch from bacterium harbors:
- a CDS encoding metal ABC transporter permease, which produces MIDEKIILAILMTCSIGAAAGYLGTLMLSKRMSLVGGPLGHLTLPGITLALLWGFDVSIGAFAMLLFAIILIWIFEKRTKLPLETLTAIVFSTSVAVAFLFLPHEEVEVALIGDISQLSLKTTLGSIFLSTLSFITVRKIYKKIVFISISEDLAKSEKINTDKYNLIYLLAVALVIGLSIRIVGSLLTAAIVSIPAATSRNLATNMKQYAYGGAIAGGLAGLLGIMLYKLFSIPAGPSVIITSSVLFVISSLFKKD